In Ruminococcaceae bacterium BL-6, a genomic segment contains:
- a CDS encoding conserved protein of unknown function (Evidence 4 : Unknown function but conserved in other organisms), with protein sequence MRKTMVLFFSGGSLYPLLEIAWRGKTDISMAVAGGTCLCLIDRICNCRLCKKSIFVRCSAGAGIITGVEFLVGVVVNLILKRNVWDYSMLPMNFLGQICIPFTALWYFLSLPAMGFCRLCSSPHSRQKGIRKE encoded by the coding sequence ATGAGAAAAACGATGGTTTTATTTTTTTCCGGAGGTTCCCTTTACCCCCTTCTGGAAATCGCCTGGCGCGGAAAAACGGACATTTCCATGGCGGTGGCCGGCGGCACATGCCTTTGCCTGATCGACCGGATCTGCAACTGCCGCCTGTGCAAAAAATCCATTTTCGTCCGGTGCTCGGCCGGGGCCGGAATCATCACGGGCGTGGAATTTTTGGTAGGAGTTGTCGTAAATCTTATCCTGAAACGAAACGTATGGGATTATTCCATGCTGCCGATGAATTTTCTGGGGCAGATCTGCATCCCCTTCACGGCGCTGTGGTATTTTCTCAGCCTGCCGGCGATGGGGTTCTGCAGGCTCTGCAGTTCCCCGCACTCGCGTCAAAAGGGAATCCGGAAAGAATAA
- the dfx gene encoding Desulfoferrodoxin produces MEQKFFICKHCGNLVAVVHASGVPMVCCGDRMTELVPNTTDAAQEKHVPVVAVKDGKVSVNVGSVDHPMVPEHYIQWIYLLTENGSQRRTLHPGEKPHAVFALAEGEKPVAVYEYCNLHGLWKADIKA; encoded by the coding sequence ATGGAACAGAAGTTTTTTATCTGTAAGCACTGCGGGAATCTTGTCGCCGTGGTTCACGCTTCCGGCGTGCCGATGGTGTGCTGCGGGGACCGCATGACCGAGCTCGTTCCGAACACGACGGATGCCGCTCAGGAAAAGCACGTTCCGGTGGTCGCCGTGAAAGACGGCAAGGTTTCGGTGAACGTCGGCAGCGTCGACCATCCGATGGTTCCGGAGCATTATATCCAGTGGATTTATCTGCTCACTGAAAACGGAAGCCAGCGCAGAACGCTTCATCCCGGTGAAAAGCCCCATGCCGTCTTTGCCCTGGCGGAAGGCGAGAAGCCGGTCGCGGTTTATGAGTACTGCAATCTGCACGGCCTGTGGAAAGCCGACATCAAGGCCTGA
- a CDS encoding protein of unknown function (Evidence 5 : Unknown function), which yields MIKGRMNTLCRKFSKSAKFITVQFSLRHRRLCLRLRHEVIYNMLRSGMFQCSLRRRKLCFRLRREVIYNTLRSGMFQCSLRRRKLCFRLRREVIITHPCEKIHIFPQSDNPSPRFPGFLQKFLTADACYDIIIFAPVHGGVSEWFKELVLKTSDPARDQEFESLPLRHFLNDFSPLLRMDAVKGLPAKGAGR from the coding sequence ATGATAAAAGGCAGAATGAACACTCTGTGCAGAAAATTTTCCAAATCCGCAAAGTTCATCACAGTTCAATTCTCTCTCAGACATCGAAGGCTCTGCCTCCGCTTACGCCATGAGGTTATCTATAACATGCTGCGAAGCGGCATGTTTCAATGTTCTCTCAGGCGTCGAAAGCTTTGCTTTCGCTTACGCCGTGAGGTTATCTATAACACGCTGCGAAGCGGCATGTTTCAATGTTCTCTCAGGCGTCGGAAGCTTTGCTTCCGCTTACGCCGTGAGGTTATTATAACGCATCCCTGCGAAAAAATCCATATTTTTCCGCAAAGCGACAATCCTTCGCCCCGGTTTCCCGGTTTTTTACAAAAATTCTTGACAGCAGATGCCTGTTATGATATCATTATTTTCGCACCTGTACATGGAGGGGTGTCCGAGTGGTTTAAGGAGCTAGTCTTGAAAACTAGTGATCCTGCAAGGGACCAAGAGTTCGAATCTCTTCCCCTCCGCCACTTTTTAAATGATTTCTCCCCTTTGCTCAGGATGGATGCGGTGAAGGGGCTTCCTGCTAAGGGAGCAGGTCGGTAA
- a CDS encoding Transglutaminase-like superfamily protein: MKFLGSINVITAIMAGLFFAPIIVRIVSPFQNLQLRRFIDSLINSITILASIILSVYLTSLIRSDGGNKFLTGIYKIIPPLKGLVASNNIWIYAIFVLLLTALLSGLIDLLVMPVYRYVIGPLIDKAESSFRKQGGLVRRMVLGLCQLPKSILYVIVFSLLMNFCTSYNSDWAIGKQIDRSATYQFVNKNVLDPLLSSSIVKKIPVLLNDSFKDASSSLRNIHLTYYFNGMTLDDAVKSDSQIDSAAKKIVGKETNSKEKAYLIYRWVSKNISYDYDKAAVVATDPSRVSSGAIAAFHTRTGICFDYSCLYVAMCRAVGVKVRFITGLGYSGVEWGDHAWNQVYDPAENRWINVDTTFGNSGKNYFDHAGFRADHQDGVVQGQW; this comes from the coding sequence ATGAAATTCTTAGGAAGCATCAATGTAATTACAGCAATCATGGCCGGCCTGTTTTTTGCGCCGATCATCGTTAGAATCGTCAGTCCCTTCCAAAACTTACAGCTGAGGCGTTTTATTGATTCGCTGATCAACAGCATCACGATTCTGGCATCTATTATTTTGTCGGTCTATCTGACAAGCCTCATCCGCTCCGATGGCGGAAATAAATTTTTAACGGGGATTTACAAGATCATACCGCCCTTAAAAGGCCTTGTGGCAAGCAATAATATCTGGATCTATGCGATATTCGTGCTCCTGCTGACCGCTCTTTTATCCGGGCTCATCGATTTGCTGGTTATGCCTGTTTACCGATATGTCATAGGCCCTTTGATCGACAAAGCGGAATCTTCCTTCAGAAAACAGGGCGGCCTTGTCAGGCGGATGGTGCTGGGCTTATGCCAGCTTCCGAAATCCATCCTGTATGTCATCGTTTTTTCGCTTCTGATGAACTTCTGCACCAGCTATAACAGCGATTGGGCGATCGGGAAACAAATCGATCGGTCTGCGACTTATCAATTTGTAAACAAAAACGTCCTCGATCCGCTGTTAAGCTCCAGCATTGTAAAAAAGATACCGGTTCTTCTGAACGATTCGTTCAAAGACGCCTCCTCATCGCTGCGCAACATCCACTTAACCTATTATTTCAATGGGATGACGCTTGACGATGCCGTCAAATCGGACTCCCAAATCGACAGCGCCGCGAAAAAAATCGTAGGGAAAGAAACGAACAGCAAAGAGAAAGCATACCTGATTTACCGATGGGTCAGCAAAAACATCAGCTACGATTACGATAAGGCTGCCGTCGTAGCGACCGACCCTTCGCGGGTCTCCTCCGGAGCAATCGCCGCTTTCCATACAAGGACCGGCATCTGCTTTGATTACTCGTGCCTTTATGTCGCCATGTGCCGGGCTGTCGGCGTAAAAGTCAGATTTATAACAGGTTTGGGCTACAGCGGCGTCGAGTGGGGCGATCACGCCTGGAACCAGGTTTATGATCCGGCGGAGAACAGATGGATCAATGTCGATACGACGTTCGGGAACAGCGGAAAGAATTATTTCGATCATGCGGGCTTCCGTGCAGACCATCAGGATGGCGTAGTCCAGGGCCAGTGGTAA